tttctttcttgtcctACAAATATTAGATCTTATATTTCATCCCGGCAACTGGTATTTTGTTCTCAGCATTCATTCTTCCACTGGAGGAAACTAAACTAAATCCATCTCAAAGGAGGCAGAAACTCCTCCTTCTGGTGAGAGCTTGCAAGGATGTGGCATCCGGGTCCCAGTCGAGCGAAGTCTGAGCTCAAGGTGCTGAGAGGGCTGAGGCTGCGTGGGGTTGGGACCGTGTTGGGGCATCCTCACCCGAGAACCTGGAGCAGAGCAACCTCCAGGGAGCCCAACATATTCCCCATCAAACCACTGGGGACCCTCCAGTTTCCTCTCCGATTTCACCTCTGCGAAAACATCAAGAGTCACCCTCGAACTTCATGGTCCTCTTGGGTGGCTTGAGGTCTTCGTTGAGGTCTGCTTgtgctgcagcacctggagctCATCCTGCTGTCTAGGCTTGCAATCCTGCCCCCAACCTCCCATCCCTGCCTCCAACCTCCCATCCCTGCCTCCAACCTTCCATCCCTGCCTCCAacctcccatccctgctcccaacCTTCCATCCCTGCCTGGTGTCTCTCCAGACGTGTTTCCAGGGTGTCCGTGCACCTTCTCCCCATGGCTTCAGCTCCCTGGGGAGCTCCGAGATGGTGCGTTTtggggctcagcacccccagACCTGCACAGTGCTGCTCTTACACCCCAACCTCTCCAGCGGTGGCCACAACGCTCAGGATTCTCAACCCCTGGCACCCAACTACACCAAGAGGGACAACGTGGCCGCGATGTCCCCGCTCTGTGAGCTGGcaggtggcagcaggaggaCCCAGGCAATTCATGTCTCTTCCAATTTTCTCCCTAATGGGTTGCGCTGTGCTTGTCTCCCACAGATGCTGATGCGACGGTGAGCAGCGACGGGGAGAGCGGTGGAGCCCATGTGAGTTTGCACCCTgtgggggctgaggggctgccGGGGGTCCCTGCAGCGGGACCGGGGGCTGAGCAAGGGGCTGTCCCGCAGAAGCATTTGTCCCAGCACGTCTGTCCCAGGGGAGCCGAGGGCTGCGTCCTTCAGCTGTCGCTGTCACTGATCTGTGCCGGTGAGCAGCTCTGGTGCCACCGACACACGCCTGCAGCCAACCTGGCCACCAAAATCCCCAATCCCTGGCAGCGCTGAGCCCAGACCCCAAGACATCGGgtgctccctctcctcctggcagtGAGGATGTCTTAGGTCTGATGAGTGGATGCTCATCCAGGCTGGGAGTGAATCCAGCCCCAAGGGTGCTCGGGGGGGGCTTGCTGAGGGCTGCACCCCAGCGCCTGCTCTGCAGCACGGAGCCAGCTAGCAGCTAAATCAAtctcagcaggaaaaaagatgCAAACACACCAGGGTTAGGTGCTCGAGGAGCCAGTGACAAGCGCGGTTTGCGCTGCTCAGGGTTGGCTGCAGCATCAGCTCAGCCCTGCGGGACgtggggagcaggagcagaggctgTGGAGCACAGGGAGCAGGTTCTCCACAGCTGCGCTGAGCACCCCTTGTTCTGGGAGGGGTCGTAGACATGCCCCGTGCCCCCCATCCCATGCTCTCAGACCTCCGGCCACGCTCACAGCCTTCCCCACAGGGGCTAGAGGAGACAAGGACCCCGCTTGGCATCTCTGAGCGCAATCCAGACAAGCCTGAGCTGAGCATGCCAGAGCCAGCGCCGCTCGGCGTGGACAAGAAAGTGGTGGAGAAGAAGCGGGCGGAGAAGGTGGGAGCCAAAGGCGGCACCGCTGGGCCTCCAGGTAGGCGTGCAGGAAAGTCTTTCGCTGTCCCCAAAGGCACAGAACCTCTCCTGCATCCCCAACCACTCCAGGAGGCACCATCTGGCcccagagcagggacaggatgagctCTGCTCTCCGAGGTCTCCTGGGGAGCTCAGGGACAttgagcaacgaagctggtgagggggctggagaagaagaggagcggctgagagagctgggggtgtttagcctggagaagaggaggctgaggggagacctcattgctctctccaactccctgaaaggaggttgtggagaggagggagctgggctcttctcccaagggacaggggacaggacgagagggaatggcctcaggctccaccaggggaggttcaggctggacattaggaacatttttttcacagaaagggtgattggtccctgtccgaggctgcccagggagggggttgagtccccttccctggaggggtttaagggacgggtggacgaggtgctgagggacatggtttggtatttgataggaatggttggactcaatgatctggtgggtcttttccaacctggtgattctatgattctatggtatgGAGATggagcatctcatccacctgccaAGGCCCACTCTGCCCTGCATGGAtctgctgctgggcagggagcagcagagcctggagcaCATGCAGAGGTTTTCCCCACTCGGGCTCCATCGTGCTACGACACCATCAAGCCCAACCCCTCGAACTCAGCCCCCCAGGGCACTCTTTTCTCCACCCCTGCAGCACAAACCCCTCCGCTGGCTCCTGCCCTTGCCTGTgcccttcccacccctcccagccTGAGCCCTTTGCCGtttcccagctcccccagtaACACTGTTTTCCTTGGGGATCCCCAGTCCCCAAGAGCCTCCCTGTGCAAAGGAAAGTGGAGCCCCCCAGCCTGGACCCGGCCGAGGAGCCGCTTCTCTGGGAAGGGCTCACCCTCAACAAGTGCATCCTGGTGGCCTCGGTCGTCGCCTTGCTCAGCGTCACCTTCCAGGTGCTCCAAGGTGAGCCAGGAGCCAGACAGAAAGGGATGAGTTGGGCAGACCCTGCCaccccctcctgcctcccctcctctcttccagcGCCGTGTCCCAGGGAGGGAGTCAGTCACGGCAAGCAGGaccctccaccacctcccctgCACGGTGAGTTTGGATGATGGGGGATAACCCGGAGCCAGCCTGAGGTGCTGGGATCTGGGACACCACAGGGTCTGGGACATCACACCCAAAGAGTCTCATCCCCTCCggttcttctcctctcctctcccagaaCCCCCTCCAGAAGTTGTCAGCgccaaggaggaggaggtcCAAGAAGTGGTGACCACccagcctccccagccccagagcagcACAGTGGAGGACGATGATGGCGATGAAGGTGGTGATGACTATGGTGATGATGAGGCTGATAGCAACCTGGTAAGGGTCTAGGGTCGGGGAAGAAGCAGCATCCTTGTGGTGCCACCCGTGTGGGGAGCATCTACTCCCCGGGAGGAGGAATGGAGAGGGGTCCAGGTCCCTCGAGCTGTGTCAGCAGCACCTGGTCTCCTCTATACCCCCAGGCAGAGCCCTGGATATTCAAAAAGTGGTTTGGCCGCTCAGCGccggaggatgaggatgaggatgaagagCCCACAGAAGTCCCTGAGGTGCCACCAGCTGCAGTGGAGGTGAAGAAGAGCCAGGAGAAGAAGccggagaagaaggaggagaagccagagaagaaggagga
Above is a window of Phaenicophaeus curvirostris isolate KB17595 chromosome 28, BPBGC_Pcur_1.0, whole genome shotgun sequence DNA encoding:
- the JSRP1 gene encoding junctional sarcoplasmic reticulum protein 1 isoform X4 → MATGPPEVLEKVLGCPEATDELPGQAGSAQRRPRKDGRKDADATVSSDGESGGAHGLEETRTPLGISERNPDKPELSMPEPAPLGVDKKVVEKKRAEKVGAKGGTAGPPAPCPREGVSHGKQDPPPPPLHEPPPEVVSAKEEEVQEVVTTQPPQPQSSTVEDDDGDEGGDDYGDDEADSNLAEPWIFKKWFGRSAPEDEDEDEEPTEVPEVPPAAVEVKKSQEKKPEKKEEKPEKKEEKLKKEEKPEKEEKPEKKEEKPEKKEEKVRESRPTQSDRSSRREARAKDRALGDKAGRAPRSPREPEQQPQRKRDREGRERRRERERERERERDEPRKGRPGRGNGGGESPKRDWRQQRGRKPWESTGKDGIARPREGKRRD
- the JSRP1 gene encoding junctional sarcoplasmic reticulum protein 1 isoform X3; translation: MPEPAPLGVDKKVVEKKRAEKVGAKGGTAGPPVPKSLPVQRKVEPPSLDPAEEPLLWEGLTLNKCILVASVVALLSVTFQVLQGEPGARQKGMSWADPATPSCLPSSLPAPCPREGVSHGKQDPPPPPLHEPPPEVVSAKEEEVQEVVTTQPPQPQSSTVEDDDGDEGGDDYGDDEADSNLAEPWIFKKWFGRSAPEDEDEDEEPTEVPEVPPAAVEVKKSQEKKPEKKEEKPEKKEEKLKKEEKPEKEEKPEKKEEKPEKKEEKVRESRPTQSDRSSRREARAKDRALGDKAGRAPRSPREPEQQPQRKRDREGRERRRERERERERERDEPRKGRPGRGNGGGESPKRDWRQQRGRKPWESTGKDGIARPREGKRRD
- the JSRP1 gene encoding junctional sarcoplasmic reticulum protein 1 isoform X2; its protein translation is MATGPPEVLEKVLGCPEATDELPGQAGSAQRRPRKDGRKDADATVSSDGESGGAHGLEETRTPLGISERNPDKPELSMPEPAPLGVDKKVVEKKRAEKVGAKGGTAGPPVPKSLPVQRKVEPPSLDPAEEPLLWEGLTLNKCILVASVVALLSVTFQVLQAPCPREGVSHGKQDPPPPPLHEPPPEVVSAKEEEVQEVVTTQPPQPQSSTVEDDDGDEGGDDYGDDEADSNLAEPWIFKKWFGRSAPEDEDEDEEPTEVPEVPPAAVEVKKSQEKKPEKKEEKPEKKEEKLKKEEKPEKEEKPEKKEEKPEKKEEKVRESRPTQSDRSSRREARAKDRALGDKAGRAPRSPREPEQQPQRKRDREGRERRRERERERERERDEPRKGRPGRGNGGGESPKRDWRQQRGRKPWESTGKDGIARPREGKRRD
- the JSRP1 gene encoding junctional sarcoplasmic reticulum protein 1 isoform X1 is translated as MATGPPEVLEKVLGCPEATDELPGQAGSAQRRPRKDGRKDADATVSSDGESGGAHGLEETRTPLGISERNPDKPELSMPEPAPLGVDKKVVEKKRAEKVGAKGGTAGPPVPKSLPVQRKVEPPSLDPAEEPLLWEGLTLNKCILVASVVALLSVTFQVLQGEPGARQKGMSWADPATPSCLPSSLPAPCPREGVSHGKQDPPPPPLHEPPPEVVSAKEEEVQEVVTTQPPQPQSSTVEDDDGDEGGDDYGDDEADSNLAEPWIFKKWFGRSAPEDEDEDEEPTEVPEVPPAAVEVKKSQEKKPEKKEEKPEKKEEKLKKEEKPEKEEKPEKKEEKPEKKEEKVRESRPTQSDRSSRREARAKDRALGDKAGRAPRSPREPEQQPQRKRDREGRERRRERERERERERDEPRKGRPGRGNGGGESPKRDWRQQRGRKPWESTGKDGIARPREGKRRD